A genomic region of Planococcus kocurii contains the following coding sequences:
- the nhaC gene encoding Na+/H+ antiporter NhaC, translating to MKTQQQEIKIPFALALIPLIVMISVMAITIIVFEGSPHVPLAIGAIVAALIAWRLGYKWETIEEGAYKGIRLALPAILIIIVVGMIIASWIGGGIIATMIYYGLQIITPSLFLMTICMICGIVALAIGSSWSTMGTIGVAGMGIGLSMGIPAAMVAGAVISGSYFGDKMSPLSDTTNLAAGITNTNLFEHIKHMLYTTVPGLVIALIVYFFLGRQFAGSAIDQENIQGILTALDSNFLISPWLLLVPATIIGLVALKVPALPALVVGVFLGFMCQIFVQGGNVGDAVNTLHDGFAIASGNEMVDELFNRGGIASMMFTVSLTIFAMVLGGILEQTGMLKAIVTQILKVAKSAGSLIAATIVSAFFTNATASEQYISILIPGRMYATAYQDKGLHSKNLSRALEDGGTLTSPFVPWNTCGVFILATLAVHPFAYAPYAVLNYTVPIIGIIMGLVGYKVQFLTKEEVKNLKLRQQRMDNENELTENV from the coding sequence ATGAAAACACAGCAACAAGAGATTAAAATACCATTTGCATTAGCACTTATTCCATTGATTGTCATGATTTCAGTAATGGCAATTACCATTATTGTTTTTGAAGGAAGTCCACATGTACCTCTAGCTATAGGCGCTATTGTGGCGGCATTGATTGCTTGGCGTCTCGGTTACAAATGGGAAACAATCGAAGAAGGAGCGTACAAAGGAATTCGTTTAGCGCTTCCAGCTATTTTGATTATTATTGTTGTTGGGATGATAATCGCTTCGTGGATTGGTGGCGGTATTATTGCAACGATGATTTATTACGGCTTACAAATTATTACGCCTTCATTGTTTTTGATGACCATTTGTATGATCTGTGGAATTGTTGCACTCGCTATTGGTAGTTCGTGGTCGACAATGGGAACAATTGGTGTAGCCGGTATGGGAATTGGTCTTAGCATGGGAATTCCAGCGGCAATGGTAGCCGGAGCTGTTATTTCAGGTTCTTATTTTGGTGACAAGATGTCGCCACTGTCAGACACTACGAATCTTGCAGCTGGTATTACGAATACAAATTTATTTGAACATATCAAGCATATGCTGTATACGACAGTTCCTGGACTAGTCATTGCTTTAATCGTTTACTTTTTCCTCGGTCGCCAATTTGCTGGATCGGCGATTGACCAAGAAAATATTCAAGGAATTTTAACCGCGCTAGACAGTAACTTTTTGATTTCACCTTGGTTGTTATTAGTACCTGCAACGATTATCGGATTAGTCGCACTAAAAGTACCAGCATTGCCAGCTTTAGTCGTGGGTGTATTCCTTGGTTTTATGTGCCAGATTTTTGTACAAGGAGGCAATGTTGGGGATGCAGTTAACACGCTGCATGACGGCTTTGCCATTGCTTCTGGTAACGAAATGGTTGATGAATTGTTTAACCGCGGTGGGATCGCTTCAATGATGTTCACTGTCTCCTTAACCATTTTCGCGATGGTTCTTGGCGGGATACTTGAACAAACAGGTATGCTAAAAGCAATCGTTACACAAATTTTGAAGGTCGCAAAATCAGCTGGTAGTTTAATCGCAGCGACAATCGTTTCTGCTTTTTTCACGAACGCAACGGCATCAGAGCAGTATATTTCGATTCTAATTCCTGGAAGAATGTATGCGACAGCTTATCAAGATAAAGGATTGCATTCAAAGAACCTTTCACGTGCGCTCGAAGATGGAGGAACTTTAACGTCTCCTTTTGTTCCATGGAATACATGTGGGGTATTTATTCTAGCAACTTTGGCCGTTCATCCATTTGCCTATGCTCCTTATGCGGTGCTCAATTATACAGTTCCAATTATCGGCATTATTATGGGTCTAGTTGGGTATAAAGTTCAATTTTTGACAAAAGAAGAAGTGAAAAATTTAAAATTAAGACAGCAGCGAATGGATAATGAAAACGAATTGACAGAAAATGTTTAA